Within the Pelagovum pacificum genome, the region ATCTGCCCCAATTGCGGGGCGCAGTATGAAGTGCCTGACGATGTGATCCCGGATTCCGGGCGCGATGTGCAATGCTCCAACTGCGGCCAGACCTGGTTCGAGTCGCCCGGCGGCTCGGTCGCTGAAGAGGCGAACCCCGAACCTCCGCCGCAGGCGGCGACGGCCACGAAGCGGCCGCCCCCACCCGATCCGGAGCCCGAACCCGAACCCGAACCGGAGGATCATCCGGAGCCGGAGCCCACGCCCGAACCGAACCGCTCGGAAGACCTGCAGCCCGACCCGGAAGCGCCGGTCCCACCCGCTACAGCAGCACGGGAACGGCAGCGTCGCGGGCTCGATCCCGAGATTGCCAATGTGCTTCAGGAGGAACGGCGCGACAGCGAGGCGCTGCGCCGCCGTCCGCCGCCCGATCCGATGGAAAGCCAGACGGACTTCGAGCTCGACCAACCGTCGGACGGTCGCCAGAAGCGGGTGAATCGCCTTCATGGAGCGCCGGAGAAGGCCCCCGCCGGCTCGGACGCGTCACGCCGTGAAATGCTGCCCGACATCGAGGAGATCAACTCCTCCCTCCGCTCCACGGGGGAGCGGATGATGCCCGAGTCGTCGGAGACCGAGGCAGAGGCGGTCGCCCGCGAGAAGCGCAAGGGGTTCCGGCTCGGCTTCGGGATCGTGCTGCTGATCGCGGCGGCGGCGATCATGACGTATCTGCGCGCACCCGACATCGCCAACGCGGTGCCGGCGGCGCAGCCAGCGCTTGAATCCTACGTGACGACAGTGGATCGCGGACGGGTCTGGCTGGACCAGACCGTGCTCTCGCTCCTTGAACGGATGGAACAGGCCGACAGTACCGAGCCGGCGGTGGAGTGATCCGCCGTCAGAACCGGTCCAGCAGGCGCTCGAGGTAGTCGCGTTCGACCTCGGGCCGAAGCTGATCGGACGAGCGGCGGCGCAGTTCTTCCAACAGTTCTTCCGCGCGACGATAGATGTCCTCGCCCTGAAGCAGGTTCTCATCGGTGCCGTAGCGCCCGGTGTCGCCAAGCTGCCGGCCAAGCGGATCCCGGCGCTGCGGCTCGACGCGTCCGGTGGCGTTCTCACCGTCCGCCTGCCCCTGACCGGGCTGCTGGTCCTGCTGGTTCTCTGCAAGCGCGTCGCCGAGGTTGCGAATGCCCTCGCGCAGCGCATCCATCGCTTCGGCCTGCCGGTCGATGGCTTCTGGGATATCGCCGTTCTCCAGCGCATCCTCGGCCCCGTCCATCGCCTCACCCGCCCGGTCGAGCGAGCGGCGCGCCTCGTCAGCGGCATCACCGCCGAGGTTCGGCAGATTGCCCTGCTGGCGGTTCAGTTCCTCGCGTAGCGCGCGCTGACGCTCGGCGAGTGACATCTCGCCACCTTCGCCGTTCTCGCCGCCGGTTCGACCGTCCTGGGCGTCGCCGCCCTGACCCATGCCTTCGCCCTGCTGCTCACCCTGCTGGCCCTGTCCGTTTTCGGCCTGCTGTCCGGGTTGCTCGCCATCCTGCGGCTGACCCTGCTGCCCTTGCTGGCCCTGGCCGAACTGTTCCTGCAGATCGCGGAACGCCTCGTCGGAGAGGCCCTGCTGGTCGCGCAGCGTCTCGGACAGATCCTGCATCGATTGCTGGCCCTGACCCTGCTGGCCGGGCTCGCCCTCGGTGACCTGCATGTTCTCCATCAGCTGGTTGAGCTGATCCATCAGCTCCTGGGCCTCGGCCATGCGGCCTTCTTCCATGAGCTCCTGGATCCGGTCCATCAGCGCCTGAAGTTCGTCCTGCGAGAATTCAAAAGTTTCCTGCGCCTGCTGGTCGGGCTGGTCGGTGCCGTCCTCGCCGTTCTGGGCCTGCTGCTGTTCGGCGAGCATCCGGGTGTAATCGTCGACCGCCTCGCGCAGCTCCTGCATGAGCTCCTGGATTTCCTCTTCGGAGGCACCGTTGCGCATGGCTTCGGCGAGGCGTTCCTGCGCGCGGCGTAGTCGTTCGCGCGCATCGGCGAGCGAGCCGTCCTCAAGCTGAACGGCCAGGTCCCAGAGCGCCTCGGCGATCTCGTCCTGGCTTTCGGTCGTCATCCCCTCGCGCACGGCGCTGTCGAGCTGCCGGGTGATGTAGTTGAGGCGAAGATAGCTGGTTTCCGAGCGGATGATGTCGCCGGGCCGGTTGGCGACCGCCTTCAACAGGTCGGACACGCGGCTGGCGTTCTCCTTGGACCAGAGCAGGTCGCGCCGCAGTTCGATCACCGCTTTCGCGACCGGCTGGAAGAAGCGACGACCCGGAAGCGACATCGCGTTCGGCTCGGACACGCCGGTCTGCTCCAGCCCGTCCTGAACCTCCATCGTGATGGTCACGGGCAGGTTAGCGAAGGGATGCTGCGAAAAATCGTCGATCATCGCCTCGTCGAAATCGGCGCGGTCGCCGGAGAACGGCATAGGCAGATCGACGATCAGCGGATCGCGCGGCTCCGGCTCCACCGACAGGCCATAGATGCGGTCGATCGCTTCGAGGTCGAGCTCGATGATCGCCCGGCCGGAGGAAACCGCGTAATCGTCGCTCGCGTGAAATGGCAGGGACATCTCACCGTAGGCCTCGACATCGGGCGGGCCGGTGATCTCGACCGTCGGGGCGGCGTCCTGCTGGACGGTGATGTCCCAGCTCGCACCGCCATCACCGTCGATGGTGATGCTGCCGTTCTGCGCGACGTCGAACCCCTGCTCGCGCATCCC harbors:
- a CDS encoding zinc-ribbon domain-containing protein; the encoded protein is MRLICPNCGAQYEVPDDVIPDSGRDVQCSNCGQTWFESPGGSVAEEANPEPPPQAATATKRPPPPDPEPEPEPEPEDHPEPEPTPEPNRSEDLQPDPEAPVPPATAARERQRRGLDPEIANVLQEERRDSEALRRRPPPDPMESQTDFELDQPSDGRQKRVNRLHGAPEKAPAGSDASRREMLPDIEEINSSLRSTGERMMPESSETEAEAVAREKRKGFRLGFGIVLLIAAAAIMTYLRAPDIANAVPAAQPALESYVTTVDRGRVWLDQTVLSLLERMEQADSTEPAVE
- a CDS encoding TIGR02302 family protein, whose protein sequence is MPVALTRAGLVAERVTRAFWPTWTVLFLVLAPLMMGWHERMPLELFWGIGIVAVIALLVTLWQGARRFRWPSKVDALERVDAAMPGRPISALADTQAIGSGDSGSEGVWRAHVARMQERSKAARAVQPDLRVSSRDPYGLRYMALLVFVAALLFGSILRVGSVADMTPGGGDRVLSTGPVWEGWIEPPSYTGKPTLYLNDIEPGSVAVTEGARVTLRLYGDADALSVSESVSGTPPPPVETDEPEAPAATEIGMREQGFDVAQNGSITIDGDGGASWDITVQQDAAPTVEITGPPDVEAYGEMSLPFHASDDYAVSSGRAIIELDLEAIDRIYGLSVEPEPRDPLIVDLPMPFSGDRADFDEAMIDDFSQHPFANLPVTITMEVQDGLEQTGVSEPNAMSLPGRRFFQPVAKAVIELRRDLLWSKENASRVSDLLKAVANRPGDIIRSETSYLRLNYITRQLDSAVREGMTTESQDEIAEALWDLAVQLEDGSLADARERLRRAQERLAEAMRNGASEEEIQELMQELREAVDDYTRMLAEQQQAQNGEDGTDQPDQQAQETFEFSQDELQALMDRIQELMEEGRMAEAQELMDQLNQLMENMQVTEGEPGQQGQGQQSMQDLSETLRDQQGLSDEAFRDLQEQFGQGQQGQQGQPQDGEQPGQQAENGQGQQGEQQGEGMGQGGDAQDGRTGGENGEGGEMSLAERQRALREELNRQQGNLPNLGGDAADEARRSLDRAGEAMDGAEDALENGDIPEAIDRQAEAMDALREGIRNLGDALAENQQDQQPGQGQADGENATGRVEPQRRDPLGRQLGDTGRYGTDENLLQGEDIYRRAEELLEELRRRSSDQLRPEVERDYLERLLDRF